In Lactobacillus sp. PV012, one genomic interval encodes:
- the addA gene encoding helicase-exonuclease AddAB subunit AddA, producing MTSKKISFSLEQEEAIKTNGKDILVSASAGSGKTAVLVERVIQKIFNHVPITDLLIITFTKAAASEMKEKIKARLSRAVNEDPKNYFLKEQLLKVDVANISTIDSFCLDVIKRFYYVIGLDPSFSILTDEVQGMLLKERALKEVEEQHFQNEDEEFLKFYDNFAGDSNAEEAQNLIHDLYNIVMTQPNYLNFLQKVGDQEAKSITNLNFWNKSIKVLLLQKIDKIKNKASDFTNRLQTEQTTETDKKILEKYAFNITNLNKFIQATETFLTNLNNNSAYDDLRSQFSTLTLESKVIKDSPTYEDFKLYKKETEEQLKQFYATYFIEEEKKQLSYLNANYKLNRIIAQVEKEFIEKYASFKREQKLLDYQDMEQFAYEILTSNDSNSDLAQEFYQNKFEEILVDEYQDINYLQESIIQALKKPGKNAVFMVGDVKQSIYGFRQAQPKLFLEKYNEFKSENKDHKRIILSKNYRSSSNVVNTVNKFFNSIMTEEFGGINYKKEAQLQHAADFDENEDIPSASEYIYVDGETEKSHQFRGIINRINHLIEEKFEVWDEKEKRTRLIRYSDIAILTRTKSHNLEIMQEFAKANLPLFITDAENYFQTFELVMIMNYLRIIDNPHQDIPLVSVLRSPIFNFTEPELAQIRIKSKNSADFFEAVANYASTNNELGKRVKKFLAQLEFFRNFTTNHRISELIWSIYEETHLLEIVTSLPNGQQRRVNLQTLYERASSYESAGFKGLYQFINFIEKMRKNDRDLAQPLLSDRANDSIQLMTIHASKGLEFPIVFVEGLEQPFSLQDSKKKYMISPELGIGLKIKTEDFYVQSLLMSAIKEEKKKLDLEEEARILYVALTRARQKLILVGQKTNAKNNSSYLNFMDDVLRDSLGTPQEISEINHDIEYSNQLVYLTYKDQENKQISSISKNDIQEKIPETLKKKVEELYNFKYPFKDATQTTAYQAVSEIKDAFNDKIDPELKNAHLIKSSNRYLQPIDPVPSFLQTQKFSGAEIGTATHLILQYYDYTNAPTAENLDQEIEMLVNLRKLNPDMIPHIDKEAIKWFVTSEFSANFWKNPTKLYREQSFSSLVKGTKIFDNFSDPTAEILVHGTIDGYYKDTDGIVLFDYKTDYIDKNNLETAIEKIKQKYSGQLRLYEAALNEIEDVKVKSKFLVLLDAKKLVKLD from the coding sequence ATGACGAGTAAAAAAATAAGTTTTTCTTTAGAACAAGAAGAAGCAATTAAAACTAATGGTAAGGATATTTTAGTTTCGGCTTCAGCTGGGTCGGGGAAGACGGCGGTGTTAGTAGAAAGGGTAATACAAAAGATTTTTAACCATGTCCCAATTACGGATTTATTAATTATTACTTTCACTAAGGCAGCAGCTAGTGAAATGAAAGAGAAAATAAAGGCTCGCCTTTCTCGCGCAGTAAATGAGGATCCCAAAAATTATTTTTTAAAAGAGCAATTGCTTAAAGTTGATGTAGCTAACATTTCAACTATTGACTCATTTTGTTTAGATGTAATTAAGAGATTTTATTATGTAATTGGGCTAGATCCAAGTTTTAGTATCTTGACTGATGAGGTGCAAGGGATGCTGTTAAAAGAACGGGCTTTAAAGGAAGTAGAGGAGCAGCATTTTCAAAATGAAGATGAGGAGTTTTTAAAGTTTTATGATAATTTTGCGGGTGATAGTAATGCAGAGGAAGCACAAAATTTAATCCATGATTTATACAATATTGTAATGACGCAGCCAAATTATTTGAATTTTTTACAAAAAGTTGGTGACCAAGAAGCAAAAAGCATTACAAATTTAAATTTTTGGAATAAAAGCATAAAAGTGTTACTTTTACAAAAAATAGATAAAATAAAAAACAAAGCAAGCGATTTTACAAATCGCTTGCAAACAGAACAAACCACCGAAACCGACAAAAAAATCCTTGAAAAATATGCCTTCAACATTACAAATTTAAATAAATTTATCCAAGCAACAGAAACTTTTTTAACTAATCTGAATAACAATTCAGCCTATGATGATTTACGCTCTCAATTTTCCACTTTAACTCTTGAATCAAAAGTAATTAAAGACAGCCCAACTTATGAAGACTTTAAACTTTACAAAAAGGAAACAGAAGAGCAATTAAAACAATTTTATGCTACATATTTCATTGAAGAAGAAAAAAAGCAACTTAGTTATCTCAATGCTAACTACAAACTTAATAGAATAATTGCGCAGGTAGAAAAAGAATTTATTGAAAAATATGCTAGTTTTAAGCGAGAACAAAAACTTCTTGATTATCAAGATATGGAACAATTTGCTTATGAAATTTTGACTAGCAACGATTCCAACTCCGATTTAGCACAAGAGTTTTACCAAAATAAATTTGAAGAAATTCTAGTTGACGAATATCAGGATATTAATTATTTACAAGAAAGTATCATTCAAGCCTTAAAGAAGCCAGGAAAAAATGCGGTGTTTATGGTAGGAGATGTTAAGCAATCCATTTATGGCTTTAGACAGGCTCAACCTAAACTCTTTTTAGAAAAATATAATGAGTTTAAATCAGAAAATAAAGATCACAAAAGAATAATTCTCTCAAAAAACTATCGTTCTAGCTCAAACGTAGTTAATACAGTTAATAAATTTTTTAATTCAATAATGACTGAAGAATTTGGTGGGATTAATTATAAAAAAGAAGCTCAATTGCAACATGCAGCCGATTTTGACGAAAATGAAGATATTCCAAGTGCGAGTGAATATATTTATGTAGATGGTGAAACAGAAAAAAGTCATCAATTTAGAGGAATAATTAATCGAATTAATCATCTTATTGAAGAAAAATTTGAAGTTTGGGATGAGAAGGAAAAAAGAACTCGTTTAATACGTTATTCAGACATTGCAATTTTGACGCGTACAAAGAGTCACAATTTAGAAATTATGCAGGAATTTGCTAAAGCTAATTTACCTTTGTTTATCACAGACGCAGAAAATTACTTTCAAACTTTTGAATTAGTAATGATCATGAACTATTTGCGCATTATTGATAACCCTCATCAGGATATACCTTTAGTATCAGTTCTACGATCTCCAATTTTTAACTTTACTGAACCAGAACTTGCGCAAATTCGAATTAAATCAAAAAATTCGGCTGATTTCTTTGAAGCTGTTGCCAATTATGCCAGTACTAATAATGAATTAGGCAAGAGAGTTAAGAAGTTTTTAGCACAATTAGAATTTTTTAGAAACTTCACCACTAATCATCGAATTTCAGAGCTTATCTGGAGTATTTATGAAGAGACGCACTTATTAGAAATTGTTACTTCTCTTCCCAACGGGCAGCAAAGACGAGTCAATTTGCAAACCTTATATGAACGCGCAAGTTCGTATGAAAGTGCAGGTTTTAAAGGACTATATCAATTTATAAACTTTATTGAAAAAATGCGTAAAAATGACCGTGATCTCGCTCAGCCATTACTAAGTGATCGTGCTAACGATTCAATTCAATTAATGACAATCCATGCATCTAAAGGATTAGAATTTCCGATTGTATTTGTTGAAGGACTAGAGCAGCCTTTTTCTCTTCAAGATAGCAAAAAGAAATATATGATTTCTCCAGAATTAGGGATAGGGTTAAAAATTAAAACAGAAGATTTTTATGTGCAATCTCTCTTAATGTCTGCAATTAAAGAAGAAAAGAAAAAACTAGATTTAGAGGAAGAAGCCAGAATTCTATATGTTGCCTTAACAAGAGCACGTCAAAAACTAATCTTAGTAGGTCAAAAAACAAATGCTAAGAATAATAGTTCTTATCTAAATTTTATGGATGATGTTCTCAGGGACTCTCTTGGAACTCCCCAAGAAATTTCTGAAATCAATCATGATATAGAATACAGTAATCAGCTAGTTTACTTAACTTATAAAGACCAGGAAAATAAACAAATAAGTTCAATTTCAAAAAACGATATTCAAGAAAAAATTCCTGAAACTCTTAAGAAAAAAGTAGAAGAACTATATAATTTTAAATACCCATTCAAAGATGCTACGCAAACAACCGCTTATCAAGCCGTTTCGGAAATTAAGGATGCCTTTAATGATAAGATAGATCCAGAATTAAAAAATGCCCATCTCATTAAATCTTCAAATCGATATTTACAACCAATCGATCCAGTACCAAGCTTTTTACAAACCCAAAAATTTAGTGGGGCAGAGATTGGAACAGCAACACACTTAATTTTGCAATATTACGATTATACAAATGCTCCTACTGCAGAAAATTTAGATCAAGAAATTGAAATGCTAGTTAACTTGAGGAAGCTTAATCCTGATATGATACCACACATCGATAAGGAGGCCATTAAGTGGTTCGTAACTAGTGAGTTTTCTGCAAACTTTTGGAAAAATCCAACTAAGTTATATCGTGAACAATCTTTTTCAAGCTTAGTCAAAGGAACGAAGATTTTTGATAACTTTTCTGATCCTACTGCAGAAATTTTAGTTCATGGGACTATTGATGGATATTATAAGGATACGGATGGTATTGTCTTATTTGACTACAAGACAGACTACATTGATAAAAATAATCTTGAAACTGCAATTGAGAAGATAAAACAAAAATATAGTGGTCAGCTCCGTCTATATGAAGCTGCTTTAAATGAGATTGAGGATGTTAAAGTTAAGTCAAAATTTCTTGTTTTACTTGACGCAAAGAAGTTAGTAAAATTAGACTAA